The Pseudomonas sp. SCA2728.1_7 DNA segment AAGCTGCACTTGCGCATGGGCTACACCGAGCAGAACCGCATCATGAATGTGTACACCTTGTTCGGTCGCTGGCGTTTCTACCGCGAAAGCCGCTACAGCGGTTCGCGTCTGGATGCGCTGCGCAAACCTTCCCGTCCACCCGTAACAGCCACGGCGGCCTGAGCTTATGGTGACGCGATTCGAATGGCGCACATCAATGTGCGCTGCCGATTTCCCGGAAGCAGCCTATGAAGCGCTGCGCCTGCGGGTGACGGACCACACGCCGTTCAACCACCTCGGTTGGTTGTGCGCGGCCGAGCAGGCTCTTGGCGAGGGTGAGCGTTTACACATCCTGCTGGGTTGGGAAGCAGACGAATTGCGTCTGTGTCTGCCGCTGGTGGCGAGTCGCGAGCGCTTTGCCGGCGTGCCGTTTCGGGTTCTGCATCACTTGGGATATCCGCTGGCCGATCGCTTGGCGTTGCTGTCGTTGCTTGGCGGCGAGGACATGCGTCAGGCGCTGAACGTGATTCGCCAACGCCTGCCCCACGCGCTGTTGCAGCTGAACGAATTATCCGAGCCTGCCGGTGAAGAAAGCGCGCTCACCGAGTGGATGGCGCGCAGCTCCACCGGTGAGCGACGGCTGAGTTGTCGGGTGCCGGTGCATCTGATCAGCGAGGCCGATCATCAGGAGGTCTCCGGCGACCCGCGTTACAAGCTGCGGCGCGCGCGCAAGCGGATTGCCGCGTGCGGTGCCGAAGTGCGGCGAATCACTCCCGATGCGCTGAGCATGGGGCCGCTGTTGCAGGTCATCAGCGAAGTCGAAGCGGTGAGCTGGAAAGGCGATGAAGGTGTGGGGATTTTCGCCAGCGAACGCAGCCGCCAACTGATCGAACGCGCCTTCACCGCCCTCGCCGGCCAAGGCCTGGTACGGGTGGTGACGCTGGAGTTGAACGGGCGCTGCATCAGCTATCGTCTCGGCCTGCTCGAACAGGGGCGACTCTACGATTACAACCTCGCCTTCCTGCCGCAATACGCCGACTTGGGCAGCGGCCGGGTGTTGCTGGAGGAATGGATTCGTTGGGGACTCGACGACAATTGGCGCTGGATCGATGCCTCGCGGGTCAGCCTGGAAAACTCCAGCCATCAACTGCATGAACGCATGACCGGGCAACTCGAGCACTGGCGCTGGAGTTTTTATTCCTGGCGCCCGAGTGGCCTCCTCCTCGGTCTGGGTTTGCGCCTGTGGCATCGACTCAAACCACACGTGCAGGCCTGGCGGGCACATCGTGCCGAACCAGCGAAACCTGTACTGAAACCTGTCGCGATCACTACGGAGGGCGAACATGCCTCGCCAAGTCATAGTCAACGCTGACGATTTCGGCCTCAGTCCGAACGAAAACTCGGTGATCTTCGCCGCGTTTCAGGCTGGGGTCATCAGTTCTGCCACCGCGATGGCCAACATGCCGGCGTTCGAAGCGGCGTGTGCCATGGCGCGGCATCCGACGTTGCAAGGTCGGGTCGGACTGCACTTCAACCTGACTTACGGACGACCACTGAGCCAGGGGATTCTGGCGCGTCGCACCTTTTGCGATGACTTCGGCGTGTTTGACCTCAGCCTGCCGCGCCACAGTTTCTGGCTGGGCCGCGAGGACCGTGAGGCGGTGCGTGAAGAGTTGCAGGCGCAGTGGCAGCGTTGCGTCGATCACGGCATGCGTCCCAGCCATATCGATTCGCATCAGCACGTGCACAACATCTGGCCGATCGGCGAGATTGTCGCGCGGTTTGCCGCGCATCAAGGGGTGCCGGTACGACTGGCGCGCAACCTGGGGCAGAACCTCAATCTGCCCAAGCGCGTGTTCAAGGGGTTGCTCAATTGGCGTTTGCAGAATCTGGCCGGTGTCACCGCCGACTACGTGTGCACGCCAATCGACCTGCACAACGACAGCGCGCCGACCGACGGCGTGCTGGAAATCGTCGCCCACCCGACACAACTCGGCGCCGATTTTGGTGACGCCTATCTCAACCCCGAGCAATCCCTGAGCCGCGTGTTAGAGCTGCGGCTGGCGGGTATTCCACGGGTTTCCTACAGCGATCTGAACAAGGATTTTCTACGCGGTGCGACAGCACTCGACTGAGTTACATACCTTGCAATACTTTCCAAGATGGCACTTTGAAATGAATTGGCAAGGGTGATCTATACCCACCAAAGCACCATCCACAACACCCGGGCTTCGGCCACGGAGGGCAGCATGAGCATCATCGAAAAACTACAAGAACGCATCCGGCAAAAAGGCCTCGGCCGCACCTTCGGCACGTTGTGGAAACGCTACGTGTTCTTCCATTGGGAGCTGTTGTGGATGGAGCGTGACCTGGTCAGCCCGGTGCCACCGCACAAACTGCGCCCTTACGATGGACTGCGCAAAGTCGATATCACCCCGGAGAATGCCATCGCGTTCAGCAAGCATTTCGGTGACCGCGTCGAGACCATGGCCGAGCTGGCCACTGAGGGTCACACCGGGCACATGTACCTTGATGCCGACGGCCACGCCGTCGCGTTTATCTGGGGCAGCATTCGTGATTATCACGACCGTCACTATTACGGCTGCACCTTCCCGGTGAAGCCCGGTGAATTCTTTGAATTCGGCGGCGAGATGACCCGTGCGTATTTCGGCAGCAGCCTGTCGGTGGACGTGCAGGTAGCACTGTGGGAGGCGATGGCGGCGCAGGGTTGCGACAAGGTGGTGGATGTTTGCGAGACGCACAATATTCCGGCGCTGAAGCTGCATATCCGCATGGGCTACCACGAGCAGGGTCGTGTGATGCACGTGTATTGCCTGTTCGGGCGCTGGAAGTTTTTCCGCGAAACGCGGTATCAGGGTTCGCGGCTGGAACCGCTGCGCAAACCGGGGCGGCCGGTGGTGAGTGCGGCGGCGCAGGCTTGAGTCAAACTCAAGATATCTGGCGATAGTCAGGCCGTCTTCGCGAGCAGGCTCACTCCTACAGGGGAATGCATTCCAAATGTAGGAGTGAGCCTGCTCGCGATGAGGCCGCTAGCCGCGCTGATTATCTTCAGGCCTTGCTGGCAACCAGGGTAAAACACATCGGCATCTGCGCTCGCTGATTCAGATACCGGTCATACACCTCTTCCCGATTCGAATGCGCATACTCCTTGAAGTGCGCAACATTCAGCCCCGCCGCAATCGCGCCACTGAAAATATCCCCCAGCGTATGCACAAACCAGTACGACTTCGCCGCCTGCTGTTCAACCTTGCCGACATACACAATCGGCTCCTCCTGCACAAACGGCTCGGTGCGGAAGTACGAACTGGCGAGCTGATACGGATCTTCCGCATTCGGGTCGACCATTTCCAGAAACGGATGGGTTTCGTAGATCACCAGTTTGCCACCCGGTTTCAGGGTCGAGGCGACATGGCGGAAAAACTCGCCGATGTCCGGCATCCAGTTCAAAACACCAATAGTGATCAGCGCCACATCGAAGCGATTGTGCAAAGACGCTGGCAAATGATGGATATCGCTTTCGATGAACTCGGCGTTGTGCGGTGAACGCTTGTTCAGTTCGCGCGCCTGATCGAGAAACGCCGCCGATTGATCGACACCGACCACGCGTCTGGCACCGAGCGCAAACAGTGAGAGACTCTCACGGCCATTATTGCAGCCCAGTTGAATCACCTCTTTGCCATCGACCTCCAGCAACCCGCTCAGGGTCTCGTCAAGGCAAGAGAAATCCGCCTGCGCGACCTCGCCGAGCAAAGCCTGCCAGTCAGGCGAATCCTGATGATGGCGGGCGGAATCGTTCCACGCCTGACGATTGCTTTCGATGGCGGTTTTATTGTTGGGCACTTCCATGGCGCACTCCGGACGATGCTCGTGATTGAGCGGATCCGAGTCTAGATCAGCCCGGCAATTGCGGTTGTTGCAAACTTGTAAGCCAATTCCTGCGGCAGCTCCTACATATCAGGGTGTTCTGGCCTACAAATGTCGGCGAATTATCAAAACAGATAAAGGACACGGCTGACTATTCAACTCTGCTCACGTGGATACCCTCACAAAGCGCAGTCATCCGACGCGCACAAAAATGGCTAAGGAGGCTTAACCATGAGCCAGACTTTGACGAATTTCGACGTGATAGCACTGCTGGACAGTGACGAAGCCATCAACGAATACATGTCTCAGGTTCTTGCAAATGGGGATAACGAAGAGTTTCTTTGCGCAATCGGCTATGTGCTCAAGGCCTGCGCACAACCGGAGCATGTGATCAATCACCCGGTTGTTTGAATGTCGGGCAGCTATAGTTAATAGCCTTGGGGAAAACCGCACTCGCAGGTGCCGCCATGCATATGTTCGCTCGGCTGTTGTTGACTGGTTGTCTACTTGCTGCCACACAGGCGCAAGCGCTGGACAGCAATTTCAATTATTACGGGCCCAACCAGCCCTTCGCCCACCCTGCCCCGTATTCACTGAGTTCCACGCCGCCCAAACCTTACGACGATACGGCGCCACAGGATTTTGTGGTGATCCCGGGTGACCATGAGTTCTACGATTCGCAACTGCCGACCGTGGCGGATGCGACGGTGCGGGTGTTTATCCGCACGTACGATGCCGAGCGCGGGATTTATGTGAATGACGAGGTGCTGGATCCGGGTTGTTTGCTGGAGTGTTTGAGTCGGCAGCAGCATTGATCCGGCACCTCCGATCCCTTGTAGGAGTGAGCCTGCTCGCGATAGCGGTGTGTCAGCAATAAAGAGGTCGACTGACGCACCGCTATCGCGAGCAGGCTCACTCCTACAGGGGATCGGTGGCGGGTTACCACTGGCGTTTATCCGGGCGGGCCAGGCCGAGTTTTTCGATGCGGTAGCGCAGCATGTCGCGGCTCAGGCCCAGCAGGCGCGCGGACTTGGTGACGTTCCAGTCGGTCTTGTCGAGCATCTTGCGCACCATGTCGCGCTCGACTTCCGGCAGGTTCATCGATTCGGTGTTGCTCGCCGGGCGCGGTTCGTAGTGCATGGGTGCTTCATGAATATGCAGCGGCGGCTCGTCGACCAGGCTCATGCACACATTGAGCTGATGCGCGGCGATGGTGTCGCTCGGCGCCAGCAACACGGTCTGCTCAAGCATGTTGCGCAATTCGCGCACGTTGCCCGGCCAGGTGTAACTGAGCAACAACTCTTCGGCCTGCTGACTGAAATGCAGATTCGGTTTGCCATAGCGTTTGCCATGACTGGCGAGGAAGTGCCGCGCCAACAGCAAAATATCGTCGCCCCGGGCAAACAGGCGCGGCACTTTGATCGAAATGATCCGCAAACGGAAAAACAGATCGCGACGGAATTTACCCTGCTGCACCATCTGCTCAAGGTTGCAATTGGTCGCACTGATCACCCGCAGATTGACCTTGCGCTCCTTCACCGAGCCGACGCGGCGAATGGTGCGGTCCTCCAGCAACTTCAAAATCTTTGCCTGTAACAACAGGTCCATTTCACCAATCTCATCGAGAAACAGCGTGCCGCCATCCGCCGCTTCCACCAGCCCGACCCGGCGATCCTTGGCGTCAGTGAACGCGCCTTTCTCATGCCCGAACAGCTCCGACTCGACCAGATTCGACGGGATCGACGCACAGTTGAATTCAATGAACGGACCTTTGCTGCGCGGGCCGTCGAAGTGCAATGCGCGGGCCACCAACTCTTTGCCGGTGCCGGTCTCGCCTTCCACTAAAACGGGCGGCAGATCGGTGTTGGCCATGCGCCGCTCGGCGTCGAGCAACTGGCCGATGGTGTTTTTCAGATATTGCATCGGCGCCGAATCGCCAATCAGCGCCTGCACCCCTGATTTCTGTGCCTCGCGCTCCTGATAGAACGACAGTGTGCGCTCCATTCGTTCGGTGGCCAGGGCCTTGTCGAGGAGCAGTTTGAGTTCCTGCAGCGCGACCGGTTTGGTCACGTAATGAAAGGCGCCCTCCTTCATTGCCACCACGGCATCTTCGACGTTGCCGTAGCCGGTCATCATGATCACTTTCAGATCCGGCGCGCTGATGCGCAGCTTCTGGATCAGGTCGTGGCCGCTCATGCCCGGCAGCGAGTTGTCGGTCAGCACGATGTCAGGCATGAAGATTTCCAGTTGCGCCAACGCGTCTTCGGCCGAATGGCAGACGGTCACCTCGAAGTCCTTGCGCTCCAGGTAGGTCTGAATATTCTCGGCCAGCAGTTCGTCATCCTCGACCAGCAGAATGCTGTGTTCCATATTCCCCTCCCGATGCCACTTTGAAGTTGAGACTGACGCGGGTTCCTTCCTGCTCGCGGCTGGTCAGCACGACCGAACCTTCAAAACGCTCCATGATTCTTTTGACCAACGCCAGACCAACCCCGAGGCCGCCCTGTTTGGTTGTGAAAAACGGTTTGAACACCAACAGTTGCTGCTGCGCGCTCATGCCCTTGCCGGTGTCACTTACGGTCAGCCGCACGCGGTCAGGTTGCGGCGATTCGAATTCGACGCTGAGCACACCGCCCTTGGGCATGGCTTCGAGGGCGTTGGCAAACAGGCTATTGAGGATTTGCGTGAGTAGCACCTTTTGACTGACGACCGGCGCGCAATTCTGCGGACTGAATCGCACTTCGACATTGCAGCGTTTGATCAATGCTTCGAAGGCGCCAAAGGTGTCTTCGACCGCCATGACCAGATCCACCGCCTCGCCGTCGTCATTCATCGGCCGTAGCGATACCAGCAATTCGCGGACCCAGCGCGACATGCGATCGACCTGGCTGATGATGTCGCCAATGTTGCGCTGCGCGCCGGGGCTGGCCACTTCCTGGGCCAGTTCGGCGCTGGAGCGAATGGTTGCCAATGGATTGCGCAGACTGTGCGCCACCGCCGACGACATCTCGCCAAGGGCGACAAAGGTTTCGTTGCTGATCAATTGTTGCTGCTGGCTCTGCAGCAGTTTCGCCGCGCGGCGGACGATCCAGAACAAGGCGAGGAAGATCGCCGCGCCACCGAAACACGTCGCCGCCCAGATCGAGGCGAACCCACGGTCGATGCGGTCAACCAGATCCGCCGGCTCCTTGTAGATCTCGACCATGGCGATGACTTTGCTTTTATCGGCGTTGAACATCGGGATGTAGTTCTCGATGAACAGGTATTTCGGTTCGCGCAATAACTGCTGCTCGGGCTTCTCATCGTCGATCTTGTGGTAACTGGAGGACACCGCGACTTTCATCTCGAACGACTCGTCGAGCTCGTCGTCATCCTCGAATTTGACCCCGATCAGTTCCGGATTGGTCGACCAGATCACCGTGCGATCCAGCGCATACACGGTGGCCAAGAGAACGTCCGGCAGGTGCTCAACGTGGTCGAGAAACTCGGCGCGGGCCGCCGCATGGGCGCCCGGATCGACGTCGGGAAAGTTGTTGTCCTGGCGCGGGTCGAGCATTTCACCCATGGTGCGTGCCGGGGTGATACCGGCGTGGCGTATTTCCGCCGCGCCGATGGCCTGAACGAATTGCGCGGTCAGCAACGCATCGCGCTCAACGCTTTCGGTGACGACGAAGCGCGTGGAGATATAGCCAAGGCCCACCGCCACCGCGGCAATGATGAAAAAGCTCGCGAGCGAGAACCAGCGCAGCAGATTGAACTGTTCGCGCCAACTCTTGCCCATTGCCGCCGGCGTGTCCGGCGCAGATGTTTTTTGTGCTTCCAGTCGCTGCATGGGAGTGCCCTGGAGTTTTTGTATCGGGCCAGTTACAGCCATCAGTGTAGGTGGCTCTGACCACGACACACGGTTCAATGATGCTATTTCGCCGCTACCGCATCTGACTCACCGTCGCGGCTGGATCGCCCGGTTTTACTGGCGTCAAAGCGCCGTCGGCGACGGCCGGGGTGGACAGTTGCTGACGCTCGGTTTCATCACGGAGGAAATCGATGATCGACTGCGCGGATGCCTCGTCGAGCCGCAGGTTAGGCATCGGAATTCGCTCGAACTGTTCGTACAGTTGCAGGGCAATCGGGTCTTTTTCCGCGAGCAGGCGATCCGGTTCGCGAATCCAGCGGTTCAGCCATTTCGGATCTCGATTACGCGTTACACCAATCAGATCCGGGCCGATGCTGCGCATGCCAAGGCCCTGGCCATCCATTGGGCCGAGGCTGTGGCAGGAGGCGCAGCGGGTGCGGAACAGTTCTTCGCCATTGCTCGGCGGACGAATGTCCGGGGCATTGGCGTAGCTTTCTTCGATGCTCGGCTGCTTCCAGTTCTGCAAGGTGTTGGCCAGTTGATCGGCGAGGATCCACGGGTTTTCGAACGGCGAGGCTTTCATCCAGCGCCCGGTGGTCTGGTTGCCGACGATCAGGCTGAGGTTGTGATCCTTGCTGCGACCGTTGTCGACGCCTTCGATGAACAACCCGAGTTTCTTGCGCAGGTCGGTGACGTCTTCGAATTCGCCGGTGAGAAACTTCCAGCCGGGACCGACCTTGAAGCGCTGCGAATAGGCCTTGAGCACTTCGGGGGTGTCGCTGATCGGGTCGATGCTGATCGAGTAGAAAAAGATGTCCTGGCCGACCCGATCACCGAGCAGTTTCTGCACCTGGCGAAGGCGCGCGGTTTCCAAGGGGCAGGAATCGCTGCACGAGGTGAA contains these protein-coding regions:
- a CDS encoding ChbG/HpnK family deacetylase, giving the protein MPRQVIVNADDFGLSPNENSVIFAAFQAGVISSATAMANMPAFEAACAMARHPTLQGRVGLHFNLTYGRPLSQGILARRTFCDDFGVFDLSLPRHSFWLGREDREAVREELQAQWQRCVDHGMRPSHIDSHQHVHNIWPIGEIVARFAAHQGVPVRLARNLGQNLNLPKRVFKGLLNWRLQNLAGVTADYVCTPIDLHNDSAPTDGVLEIVAHPTQLGADFGDAYLNPEQSLSRVLELRLAGIPRVSYSDLNKDFLRGATALD
- a CDS encoding ATP-binding protein, which translates into the protein MQRLEAQKTSAPDTPAAMGKSWREQFNLLRWFSLASFFIIAAVAVGLGYISTRFVVTESVERDALLTAQFVQAIGAAEIRHAGITPARTMGEMLDPRQDNNFPDVDPGAHAAARAEFLDHVEHLPDVLLATVYALDRTVIWSTNPELIGVKFEDDDELDESFEMKVAVSSSYHKIDDEKPEQQLLREPKYLFIENYIPMFNADKSKVIAMVEIYKEPADLVDRIDRGFASIWAATCFGGAAIFLALFWIVRRAAKLLQSQQQQLISNETFVALGEMSSAVAHSLRNPLATIRSSAELAQEVASPGAQRNIGDIISQVDRMSRWVRELLVSLRPMNDDGEAVDLVMAVEDTFGAFEALIKRCNVEVRFSPQNCAPVVSQKVLLTQILNSLFANALEAMPKGGVLSVEFESPQPDRVRLTVSDTGKGMSAQQQLLVFKPFFTTKQGGLGVGLALVKRIMERFEGSVVLTSREQEGTRVSLNFKVASGGEYGTQHSAGRG
- a CDS encoding GNAT family N-acetyltransferase, which translates into the protein MVTRFEWRTSMCAADFPEAAYEALRLRVTDHTPFNHLGWLCAAEQALGEGERLHILLGWEADELRLCLPLVASRERFAGVPFRVLHHLGYPLADRLALLSLLGGEDMRQALNVIRQRLPHALLQLNELSEPAGEESALTEWMARSSTGERRLSCRVPVHLISEADHQEVSGDPRYKLRRARKRIAACGAEVRRITPDALSMGPLLQVISEVEAVSWKGDEGVGIFASERSRQLIERAFTALAGQGLVRVVTLELNGRCISYRLGLLEQGRLYDYNLAFLPQYADLGSGRVLLEEWIRWGLDDNWRWIDASRVSLENSSHQLHERMTGQLEHWRWSFYSWRPSGLLLGLGLRLWHRLKPHVQAWRAHRAEPAKPVLKPVAITTEGEHASPSHSQR
- a CDS encoding SCO family protein — encoded protein: MNRRHGDRPVHTSRSRALGMHLVLVLVACVLGSRVLLAHQSSVGEPPAASESATPWGGDYFPNTLLTDQDGRQVHFFDDLIKDKVVVINFIFTSCSDSCPLETARLRQVQKLLGDRVGQDIFFYSISIDPISDTPEVLKAYSQRFKVGPGWKFLTGEFEDVTDLRKKLGLFIEGVDNGRSKDHNLSLIVGNQTTGRWMKASPFENPWILADQLANTLQNWKQPSIEESYANAPDIRPPSNGEELFRTRCASCHSLGPMDGQGLGMRSIGPDLIGVTRNRDPKWLNRWIREPDRLLAEKDPIALQLYEQFERIPMPNLRLDEASAQSIIDFLRDETERQQLSTPAVADGALTPVKPGDPAATVSQMR
- a CDS encoding N-acetyltransferase, coding for MSIIEKLQERIRQKGLGRTFGTLWKRYVFFHWELLWMERDLVSPVPPHKLRPYDGLRKVDITPENAIAFSKHFGDRVETMAELATEGHTGHMYLDADGHAVAFIWGSIRDYHDRHYYGCTFPVKPGEFFEFGGEMTRAYFGSSLSVDVQVALWEAMAAQGCDKVVDVCETHNIPALKLHIRMGYHEQGRVMHVYCLFGRWKFFRETRYQGSRLEPLRKPGRPVVSAAAQA
- a CDS encoding sigma-54 dependent transcriptional regulator — encoded protein: MEHSILLVEDDELLAENIQTYLERKDFEVTVCHSAEDALAQLEIFMPDIVLTDNSLPGMSGHDLIQKLRISAPDLKVIMMTGYGNVEDAVVAMKEGAFHYVTKPVALQELKLLLDKALATERMERTLSFYQEREAQKSGVQALIGDSAPMQYLKNTIGQLLDAERRMANTDLPPVLVEGETGTGKELVARALHFDGPRSKGPFIEFNCASIPSNLVESELFGHEKGAFTDAKDRRVGLVEAADGGTLFLDEIGEMDLLLQAKILKLLEDRTIRRVGSVKERKVNLRVISATNCNLEQMVQQGKFRRDLFFRLRIISIKVPRLFARGDDILLLARHFLASHGKRYGKPNLHFSQQAEELLLSYTWPGNVRELRNMLEQTVLLAPSDTIAAHQLNVCMSLVDEPPLHIHEAPMHYEPRPASNTESMNLPEVERDMVRKMLDKTDWNVTKSARLLGLSRDMLRYRIEKLGLARPDKRQW
- a CDS encoding class I SAM-dependent methyltransferase; the protein is MEVPNNKTAIESNRQAWNDSARHHQDSPDWQALLGEVAQADFSCLDETLSGLLEVDGKEVIQLGCNNGRESLSLFALGARRVVGVDQSAAFLDQARELNKRSPHNAEFIESDIHHLPASLHNRFDVALITIGVLNWMPDIGEFFRHVASTLKPGGKLVIYETHPFLEMVDPNAEDPYQLASSYFRTEPFVQEEPIVYVGKVEQQAAKSYWFVHTLGDIFSGAIAAGLNVAHFKEYAHSNREEVYDRYLNQRAQMPMCFTLVASKA